The DNA sequence TGTTCAATTATAAAATCACCTCCGATTTGCATTTGAAATTTGGCGGTCAGTACATGAGAAACAGCATCAATAATCAAAGGATTGCTGATGGAGATTCTAATGAAATGGCATCATTGTTAAATAATACCACAGCACTTTTGGAATATACAGGAGGCGTGAAGAAAATGTATCTTCCAGTTGGTGGTAGAAAAATTGAAGGCCAAACGAATATTACTAATTATTTATTAAGAGCTCAAGCTGATTACGACAAAAAATTTGGTGATCATTATATTAATGTAATTGCAGGTGCCGAATTACAAAGTAATCATACCGTAGGTACAGTAAGTGATTTATTTGGGTACAGCAGAACAAGTAATACTTTCGTTCAGGCAGATAAAATGTTCTTGAACTCGATTATTTTTGATACTTATAATCCTGGTGGTTATATTGATGGTGTGCATTTATTCGATGAATTGATTGATAGCAATGACCGATTTGTTTCGATGTATGCTAATGCGAACTATTCATTCAAAAATAAATATATTTTAACTGGAAGTGCCAGAATCGATCAATCGAATTTCTTTGGTACAGATCCTAAATACCGTTACAAACCTTTCTGGTCAGTTGCTGGTAAATGGCGTGCTGGTCAAGAAGAATTTATGGGCGGTGGCGAACGTACAGTAGACCTTAGAGCCTCTTACGGGGTGAATGGAAATATCGCTAATAAATACGGACCTTATGATGTAGGCCGAATTGTTCAGGGGTATATTACCGATTACACCGCAGGACTTAATATCGAAAATTATAAAGTAAATGATTTAAGATGGGAGCGTACCAATATTTTAAATTTAGGTGCAGATCTTTCTTTCTTTAACAAACGTTTGAATTTAGCACTTGATTATTACAAAAAGGATTCTCATGATTTACTTTCAATCATCGATGCCGATCCTACTCTAGGTGCTTCACCAATTATCAAAAATACCGCATCAATTGTTAATGACGGTTACGAGGCTTCATTGACTTCTAGAAATATTACTGGTGATGATTTCCGTTGGGACACCCAACTTAACTTTAGATATAATAAAGGAAGAGTGACTGAAGCTTACACCGATCAATCAGGTGTAAGATCAGTTCTAGGAAAAATTCAGAACATTCAAGGTTTCGAACCGAATTCTATCATGGTACTTGATTACGCCGGAGTTGATGATCAAGGTTACGGTTTAATTAGAACGCAAGATGGTTCATTGGTTCAGGTAACTAATAATTCATTTGGTGAGAAATTCTCTAAAGCTGATTTAGTTTCTGGTGGAACAACTTTACCAAAATATACATCTTCAATTAATAATAATTTCTTTTACAAAGGATTTGGATTATCATTCATGTTTGTATACCAAGGAGGATTCTCTATGTTGAAAGACAGTTATAATGGAGAAGCTTTAATGGATGAAGTTTCTTTAGTTAATGCTGATGCAGCACACGCTTGGACTCAACCTGGTGATGAATTGACTACCAATATCCCAAGAATCAACAGCACATTCCCTTATTCTTATGTTGCTTATTCTACCAAGAATATTGTTGCTGGAGATTTCATTAGACTTCGTGATGTAGTTGTAAGTTATACCATTCCAACGGCAATGAGTAAAAGCTTTGGTTTCTCTGAATTCACTGTAAATGTAAGAGGGAACAATTTATTTTTATGGACTAAGAATAAAGAAGGAATAGATCCGGAATCTCAAGGTTTAGGTTTAAGATATTATAAAATTCCAAAAACAATTAGTTTAGGTCTTAACGTTAGTTTTTAATCAAAATAAATTATTTAAAAAATGAAAAAATATATAGTACTACTGGCGAGTTCGCTGCTTCTATTTTCGTGTAGAGATTATTTGGATGTTGTTCCTTTAGGATATGTAATTCCTACCTCTGTTACCGATTATGAATTGTTATTAATCGGTGGAGACAACGGTCCCAACTTTACAAGCAACGAAGATGTGTTGCATTTAACCAATGATAATTTCTATCTTTCTACAAGTGAAGTAGGGAATGTTAATAATAACTTGAATACCAACTTTGCTCTTTATTCTTGGAGTAATTATAGATTCTCTGATCCAACTGTTTCTAACACAGCCTGGAACAGTGCTTACAGAAATATCTACACTTATAATAAAATTATTAATGAAATTGATAATGCTACTTTAGAAGTTGGAGATACCGAAGAAGCAAGAAAGCAAGTTAAAGCACAAGCCTATTATGGTAGAGCTTATGAATACTTATTTTTGGTGAATACCTTCTCTAAACAATATAACAAAGCTACGGCAAGTACAGATTACGGAGTACCATTGGTTTTATTGGCAGATGTTACCCAAACTTTACCTTCACGCGGAACTGTTGCAGGAGTTTATGCCCAAATTATAAGTGATTTAGAATTGGCTTTACCTCATTTACCAGCCAAGGCGAAGATTCTTCTTTTACCAAATATCGGTGCAGGTTATGCCTTGATGTCTAGAACTTATCTTTATCAAAATGATTATGCCAATGCTAAGAAATATGCAGAATTGGCTCTTGCAAAAAAATCGAACATCGTAGATTATACGCAACCCGATTTCTCCAACTTTGATTTAGCAATTAAAAATAACGAGCAGTACGCAACTCATTTTATGTTGCAACCTGGGAACGGTTATTTAAGTGAAGATGCGATGACATTGTTCCCGCAGGAAACAGGTGACGATAAAAGGTTAACCGAACAGTTTTTTGAAATCCCGGTTATGCAAGATGGCGAATTCGTCGGCTTCCAATATATAATGGGAACTTATGATTACAATTTCAAAGGAACAACTTCTGTTTCTGTACCAGAAATGATGATCACGTTAGCGGAAGCTGAAGCAAGACTTGGTAATCCTGGTAAAGCAATTGAATTGCTTAACAACTTGAGAAATAAAAGAATTGATGGAAACGAAGATCTTTCTGAAGCAGATTTCGATAGCCCTAATGATTTAATTAAATTTTGTTTAGACGAAAGACGTAGAGAAATGATTTATTCAAATACCCGTCTTTTCGATTTAAAACGTCAGAATTTAGAACCAGCTTTTGCAAAAACAACTTTGCACAAAATCGAAGGTAAAAACCCATTAAGTTTTACAGCAGCACCGAATACCAATCAATTGGTAATTCCTATTCCAGCTCAAGTATTAAAATTTAATCCAGGAATGCCTCAAAACCAATAATTTAATTATTTATGAAAAATTATAGAATGAAAAAATTCACAAGAAGCTTTATTTTACCAGGAGTCATTGCGCTATTTGCAATTTCTTGTAACAAAGGAAAATCCGAGTATCATTTAACTGCCACACTTCCTGCTAATATTAAAGCAGATTCTCTTTATCTTTTAGATTACAAAGGAGATAAAATCGGCGGCGTTGCAGCTGATAAAGAGGGAAAATTTGTATTCGTAGGGAAAACTACTGAAGCTGCCCCTGCTGGAATCTCTAACGAGAAACTACATCTTTATATTCCATTTATTTTGGAAAATGCAGATATCTCAATTGATGTTAAAGACACGGATATGAACACTGATATTAAAGGTGGCGAAATCCAGAGCATCGTTTATGGTTATGAAAAAGATCCTAATTACGAGAAATTAAATCTTGAACGTAGAAAAGTTTCAAAAGAACAGTTTACGAATCTTGATATGACCGATGAGCCGAAAGTAGAAGAAGCTCGAAAAATCGTAAACAAAGTAGGTGATCAGGTTTATAAAATCAAAAACGATTACTTGAAAAAAGTTGTTGCAGATGATAATCCACCAATGGCGAAAGCGATTGCCTCTACCATGATTAGTGATAGAGATTACACTGCAGAAAAAATTCTTGCTAGACTTGATAAATACAAGAAAGAAATTGGAAAAAGCGATTACATCACGTATTACGAAAAAATGATGAATGAGTTTAAAACCATGGAAGACAATGCTAAAACGGTTACCGTTGGAAGTGATTTCAAAGACGTTATGGGTAAAACTAGAAATGGCGAAGAAATTAAATTATCAGATTTAGTTGCGAAAAACAAATATACCATCCTGGAATTCTGGGCAAGTTGGTGTGGTCCATGTCGTGGTGAAATCCCGAATTTGAAAAAAGCGTATGCTAAATACCATGGTAAAGGACTGGAAATACTTTCGGTTTCATTAGATTCTAAAAACGCAGCTTGGATTAAAGCTTTGGATGATGAAAAAACGGTTTGGCCTAATATTAATATTGAAGGCGAATTCCAAAATCCACAAGTTGTGAATTACGGAATTACAGGAATTCCTGCCAGTTATTTAATTGACCAAAACGGAAAAATCGTTGCTTCAAACTACGATCTTCGTGAGTTCGATTTAGATCGTACACTTTCTAAATTCATCAAATAAAATTATCCCTTAAAAACTGCTGGTTGTACAAAGATCTGGTTTCTTCATATCAAATTTTTCATGACCATTTCGCAGCCAGCAGTTTTTTCTAAAATCAAGTTCCTTCCTTTTATGAAAAAGTTTTTTTTCCTATTTATAGGACTGTTCAGTCTTTTATTTACAGCACAGGTTAAGGATCCCGTTAAGGTTGACTTCAAAATTAATCCGTTAGGAGATAATATTTTTGAAGCAGTTTTTCACACGACGATCGACCAAAATTGGCATATTTATTCTAAAGATTTACCTCCCAACTCCGGGATTCCCACTGAAATTACAATTTCCGGTGAGGATGTCGAATTAATCGGTAGCGTAGAAGAAGTAGGTGAAAAGCATGATGAATATTCGAAAGCTTTTAAAGCAAGAATTATTTATTATTCTGGTTCCGCTGATTTCAAACAAAAATTTAAGGTTAAAGATCCTTCAAAATTAGCAAAAGTAGATGCTGAAATTTATTACCAAACCTGCGACGACAAAATCTGTCTCGCACCAAATACTTTAAGTTTCGAAAAATCAATCGAAAACGGAAAAGTTTTAGAAGAAGCAAAAACTGACTTGCAAAATGCAGCCGGAAATCAAGGTGATAACATCAAAGTCGCAAGTTTGGAATTACAAAATCCACTTACCGATTGTGGAATTGCTGCTGAAACACCTTCTGAAAATTACTGGTCTTATTTATTGTTAGGTTTTATCGGCGGATTAATCGCGTTGTTAACTCCTTGCGTTTTCCCAATGATTCCATTAACCGTTTCGTACTTTACAAAAGGTTCGAAAGACAAAGCAAAAGGAAAAAGAGACGCGTTTATTTACGGATTTTTCATCCTGTTGATTTTCGTTTTATTAAGTATTCCTTTTCATGTTATTGATGGAATTGCAGGAAATATCTTTAATGAAATCTCAACTTCAGTTTGGCTGAACGTTGCGTTCTTCGTGATTTTCTTGTTCTTTGCCGGAAGTTTCTTCGGATATTATGACATCACTTTACCAAGTTCAATTGCTAATAAATCTTCGAAAGCAGAAGATGCAGGCGGAATTGTCGGTATGTTTTTTATGGCCTTAACTTTAGTTATTGTATCATTTTCTTGTACCGGACCAATTTTAGGAAGTTTGTTAGGGAGCGCTGTTACAGGATCCGCAAATGTTCCAATGTTGCTGACTTTTGCTTTGGCAGGTTTCGGCGTAAGTTGGGCAATCGTTTTCGGGTTGTTAGCGTTATTCCCACAAGCACTTCAAAGTTTACCAAAATCTGGTGGCTGGATGAATACCGTAAAAGTAGTTTTAGGATTTATCGAATTAGGTTTAGCATTAAAGTTTTTATCAAAAGCAGATTTGGTTACGAAAACATTTTTATTAAAAAGAGAATTGTTTATCGGATTGTGGATCATCATTACCCTTGGATTGGTTTTATACTTATTTGGTTTAATTAAATTTCCTCACGATGACAAAAAAGCAAAAATTTCAAATGCTAGAAAAGTATTTGGAGTATTAGGTTTAGCATTCTTTTTCTATTTAATTCAAGGTTTAGTTCCATCAGAAAGACCAAGATTACAATTGCTTTCAGGGATTTTGCCTCCAGTAAACGTGAGTTATTTCCACAATGAAGAAGACGGAATTTATGGAATGCATCCGGAACTCGATTTCTTTACTGCTTTAGAATTAGCGAAAAAAGAAAACAAACCAATCATGATCGACTTCACTGGTTACGGATGTGAAAACTGTCGTAAAATGGAAGAATTCGTTTGGAATGAACCCGATATTTTACCAACGCTTCAAAATGAATTTGTCCTTGTATCATTATATGTTGATGATAAAGAAGCATTGCCAGAAGATCAACAAACAACGATTGATATGGGCGGTGGCAAAATGAAAAAAATTAAAACAATTGGCGATAAGTGGAGTATGTTCCAACAAGTCAACTTTAATAATAATTCTCAACCGCATTATGTATTGGTTACGCCGGACGGAAAAATTATTAACAATCCAGTCTCCGGTTATATGCCAAAAGCAGATTTCAAAAACTTCTTGGAATGTGGTTTAGATTATTTCAAAAAAAATAAAAAATAGGAGATTGTCGTGAAGTAATTCTCTTGCAATATTTGCTAAGTGAAATGCCTTTGCGCCCTTAAAAACGCACGTAAAACAGCATGTTTGTAAAGATAGTCTTTGCGCCTTTGCGTTTAAAAAAATCCGCTGTAATAAAAAGAAACTAAAAATAAAAAATAAATAGAAAGTTAAATGAAAAGAATTAAATGTTTATTTATTCTACTGTGTGCACTGGGAACTTCGGTTCTCAGTAATGCACAGGAGCATGTGTGGAAAACAGAAACATCAAATGGTTACACGTATAAATATGTGACCAATGATCCAATGCAAGCGCGTTTCTACACCTTAAAAAATGGCTTAACCGTCATTTTAAGTCCGACAAAAAAAGAACCAAGAGTTCAGGCTTTTATGGCCATCAAAGCCGGAAGCAAAACAGATCCTTCTACCAATACAGGTTTAGCGCATTATCTGGAACATTTGATGTTTAAAGGAACCGACAAATATGGTTCACTGGATTGGGCAAAAGAAAAACCTGAATTAGATAAAATTGACGGTCTTTACGAAAAATACAATAAAACGAAAGATGAAGTTCAAAGAAAAGCGATTTATCATCAAATCGATTCTATTTCTGGCGTAGCGTCAAAATATTCCATCGCTAATGAATATGATAAAATGATGAGTTCGATGGGAGCGCAAGGAACAAATGCGTTTACCAGTTTCGAAAAAACCGTTTATACCGATGATATTCCGGGGAATTCTTTAGATAAATATTTAGCAGTTCAAGCGGAACGTTTTAGAGCGCCGGTTTTCAGAATTTTCCACACGGAATTGGAAGCCGTTTACGAAGAGAAAAACAGAAGTTTAGATAATGACGGAGCGCGTGCTTTTGAAACAATGTTGGCCAACCTTTTCCAAAATCACAACTACGGAAAGCAAAGTACGATTGGTACCATCGAAGATTTAAAAAATCCTTCTTTAGTTGAAATTAGAAAATACTACAATAAATACTATGTTCCTAATAATATGGGCTTGGTACTTTCTGGTGATTTTAATCCGGATGAAGTGATTAAAAAAATAGATCAGGATTTTTCATTTTTAAAGAATAAAGAAATTGCTCCTTATACTTTTCAACCGGAACAACCGATTACAACTCCGATTACAAAAGTAGTTACCGGTCCGGATGCTGAAAAAATTATGATTGGTTATAGATTACCAAACAATAAAAGCAAAGATATTTTGATCGCTGGTTTAGTGGGACAAATTTTAAGCAACGGTAAAGCCGGACTTTTAGATTTGAATTTAGTGAAGAAACAGAAATTGCTTTGGGCTTCTGTTAGCGTAATGCCGTTGATTGATTATGGAATGTTTGTAGTTTCTGCAGCACCAACTTCCGGGCAAACTTTAGACGAAGTGAAAACTTTATTGTTCCAGGAAATCGACCGTTTAAAAGCAGGGAATTTTGATCAGGAATTGTTGACTTCAATTGTCAATAACATGAAGAAGAGCGAAATTATGGAAAGCGAAAGTTACAGCACTCGAGCAGATGCTTTGATGGAAGCGTTCAGTGACGAAGCAGATTGGAGAGATCAAGTTGCCGGAGTTGAAGATATTTCTAAAATCACGAAACAGCAAGTTGTAGATTTTGCCAATAAATATTTTGCCAATAATTACGTTGTCGTTTTAAAGAAACAAGGAGAAAGTCCCGCAATGGCGAAAATTGAAAAACCAATTATTACGCCAGTAGAAACCAATGCTGATCAACAAAGTAGTTTTGTGAAAATGATTGATGCACTTCCTTCAACAAAGGTTAGTCCAGTCTTTTTAGATTATGATAAAGATATTCAGCGTTCTAAAATTGGTAAAGCAGAAATTCTTTACGTACCGAATAAAGACAATCAATTATTCAGACTTCGTTACCGATATAAAATCGGAAAAAACAATGATTTAAAACAAGATTTAGCAGCAAAATATTTGTCGTTCTTAGGAACAGATAAAAAATCGTCTGAAGCAATTTCTAAAGAGTTTTACGAAATCGCAAGTAGTTTCAGCATTTTTACTGCAGAAGATTTTACCATGGTAACCATCGAAGGTTTACAGGAAAACTTCGATAAAGCCGTGAAATTGTACGAAGATTTAGTTTTGAATGCGAAGCCGGATGAAGAAGCATTAACTTCTTTAAAAGCCAGACTTTCTAAATCCAGAAACGATGTTAAAAATAATAAAGGTGCGATTAGTCAAGGATTAATCAACTATGCGATGTATGGAAAAGACAATAAGTTTAATTATACTTTTTCGGATGAAGCGTTGAATAAAGTAACTTCTAAAGAGTTATTAGAATCAATTAAAAAATTAAACAGTTACGACCAAATTATTATTTATTACGGTCCGGAAAGTTTGAAAAAATTGACTTCAACCTTGAAAAAACTTCACCCAGTTCCAGCAAAGTTTGCGATGCCAAATGCACCAAAAGTATTTGTTCAAAAACCTACAGATAAAAATGAAGTTTTATTTGCGGACTATGAAATGGTACAGGCAGAAACTCAGTGGACAAGAACTGGCGGAAACTTTGATCCGAAATTGCAGCCGCTTGTAACGGTTTTCAATAACTATTTCGGAGGCGGAATGGGAACAATTGTAAATCAAACAATTCGTGAAAGTAAAGCTTTAGCTTACAGCACTTATGCGATGTATGTTGCGCCACGTAAAAAAGACGACAAGTATTTCGTAACCTCTTACGTTGGATCGCAATCTGATAAATTTAGAGATGCGACTAAAGCGATGAACGAATTATTGAATGATTTACCGCAATTTCCGGAGAATCTTGCTTTAGCAAAAACGCAAACTAAAAAAGATATTGAAAATGAAAGAATCACGCAAGATGATATTATTTTCGATTATTTAGGAGCAAAAGATTTAGGAATGAATACCGACATCAGAAGAGAAATTTATAATCAAGCAGGCGCTGTGAATTTCACTGACCTTAATGATTTTTTCAAAAAGAATATTGCTGGTAAACCTTATATCTATTCAGTTGTTGCTTCAGAGAAAAATTTGACAGAAGCCGATTTGAAAAAATTAGGAGACTACAAAAAATTAACGCTGAAGGAAATCTTCGGTTATTAATTACCGAGATATTTTAAAAGCCATTTTTAATGGTTCATAAAATAGTTTATATTGTTATGGAAAGAGTTCGGTATTGCGCCGAACTCTTTTTTTATGTTTTTTAAATTAAATCAAACTTTATTCAAATTGAATATTCTCTTCTTATCTTAAATCAATGTTTTTCAACTGGTAAGATGGTACTTTTGTTAAATAATTAGAGCATAAATATTTTTAAAATAAAATAAAACAGAACAGATATGAAAACAGTTTATCACAAATCAGATTCGAGAGGTTTTGCAGACCACGGTTGGTTAAAATCTCACCACACTTTTAGTTTCGCCAATTATCACAATCCTGACAGAATGCACTTCGGAGTTTTACGCGTTCTTAATGATGATCAGGTCGCTTCAGGAATGGGTTTCGGAAATCATCCGCACCGCGATATGGAAATTATTTCGATTCCGTTAGAAGGTGATTTAGAACACAAAGATTCTATGGGCACAACTTCCGTTATTAGAAAAGGAGAAATT is a window from the Kaistella flava (ex Peng et al. 2021) genome containing:
- a CDS encoding SusC/RagA family TonB-linked outer membrane protein, whose protein sequence is MKKVNHGKKTFPNVRLGIAASFLLFGLSSAQISGQGEPVTIENAFKTIELKTGYSIFYKKELLNANTKINLENQDDNIQNYLAELTKKTGLKFTTVGKQIIVNEISEMKVSGKITEPNGQIAVNAAVKNLSRSSSTVTDDYGNFSISAKLGDILQISKGALSEKVTVQSNTLDFVLEPLLTESENETALEGILITGYQRIDPNKAAASYTTVNMQNFQRRGNADIISSLEGLTPALTVYSDPSNPGSKLFNLRGVATLSGNTKPLIVVDGFQYDGDINSINPYEVESITLLKDAASASIYGAKSSNGVIVITTKKGNKGKTVFNYTTNYSISDKVDLGYVMNRVNSSQLVDAQSVYPKGEINAGGYLYDYESDSADPYNYLGNTYSGSKNEVYLLYADLQQGRITQEQLDARLNILRGRDNTNDIARLYLQTPMVTQHNISASGGGDNFKYRSSLNYTKEYGNIQGSQNNRGIFDFVSQINLSPRLTLDLSTNITLGQEKAKPVDFYSNNPSDLSSIFKISSYQNFYGANGEALSVYKPINYDPTNGPGGKEPFEIQRLRELGLYDETFSPVNDFNKYSNNTESWTSRVQGMFNYKITSDLHLKFGGQYMRNSINNQRIADGDSNEMASLLNNTTALLEYTGGVKKMYLPVGGRKIEGQTNITNYLLRAQADYDKKFGDHYINVIAGAELQSNHTVGTVSDLFGYSRTSNTFVQADKMFLNSIIFDTYNPGGYIDGVHLFDELIDSNDRFVSMYANANYSFKNKYILTGSARIDQSNFFGTDPKYRYKPFWSVAGKWRAGQEEFMGGGERTVDLRASYGVNGNIANKYGPYDVGRIVQGYITDYTAGLNIENYKVNDLRWERTNILNLGADLSFFNKRLNLALDYYKKDSHDLLSIIDADPTLGASPIIKNTASIVNDGYEASLTSRNITGDDFRWDTQLNFRYNKGRVTEAYTDQSGVRSVLGKIQNIQGFEPNSIMVLDYAGVDDQGYGLIRTQDGSLVQVTNNSFGEKFSKADLVSGGTTLPKYTSSINNNFFYKGFGLSFMFVYQGGFSMLKDSYNGEALMDEVSLVNADAAHAWTQPGDELTTNIPRINSTFPYSYVAYSTKNIVAGDFIRLRDVVVSYTIPTAMSKSFGFSEFTVNVRGNNLFLWTKNKEGIDPESQGLGLRYYKIPKTISLGLNVSF
- a CDS encoding RagB/SusD family nutrient uptake outer membrane protein, whose product is MKKYIVLLASSLLLFSCRDYLDVVPLGYVIPTSVTDYELLLIGGDNGPNFTSNEDVLHLTNDNFYLSTSEVGNVNNNLNTNFALYSWSNYRFSDPTVSNTAWNSAYRNIYTYNKIINEIDNATLEVGDTEEARKQVKAQAYYGRAYEYLFLVNTFSKQYNKATASTDYGVPLVLLADVTQTLPSRGTVAGVYAQIISDLELALPHLPAKAKILLLPNIGAGYALMSRTYLYQNDYANAKKYAELALAKKSNIVDYTQPDFSNFDLAIKNNEQYATHFMLQPGNGYLSEDAMTLFPQETGDDKRLTEQFFEIPVMQDGEFVGFQYIMGTYDYNFKGTTSVSVPEMMITLAEAEARLGNPGKAIELLNNLRNKRIDGNEDLSEADFDSPNDLIKFCLDERRREMIYSNTRLFDLKRQNLEPAFAKTTLHKIEGKNPLSFTAAPNTNQLVIPIPAQVLKFNPGMPQNQ
- a CDS encoding TlpA disulfide reductase family protein, which gives rise to MKKFTRSFILPGVIALFAISCNKGKSEYHLTATLPANIKADSLYLLDYKGDKIGGVAADKEGKFVFVGKTTEAAPAGISNEKLHLYIPFILENADISIDVKDTDMNTDIKGGEIQSIVYGYEKDPNYEKLNLERRKVSKEQFTNLDMTDEPKVEEARKIVNKVGDQVYKIKNDYLKKVVADDNPPMAKAIASTMISDRDYTAEKILARLDKYKKEIGKSDYITYYEKMMNEFKTMEDNAKTVTVGSDFKDVMGKTRNGEEIKLSDLVAKNKYTILEFWASWCGPCRGEIPNLKKAYAKYHGKGLEILSVSLDSKNAAWIKALDDEKTVWPNINIEGEFQNPQVVNYGITGIPASYLIDQNGKIVASNYDLREFDLDRTLSKFIK
- a CDS encoding protein-disulfide reductase DsbD family protein, with product MKKFFFLFIGLFSLLFTAQVKDPVKVDFKINPLGDNIFEAVFHTTIDQNWHIYSKDLPPNSGIPTEITISGEDVELIGSVEEVGEKHDEYSKAFKARIIYYSGSADFKQKFKVKDPSKLAKVDAEIYYQTCDDKICLAPNTLSFEKSIENGKVLEEAKTDLQNAAGNQGDNIKVASLELQNPLTDCGIAAETPSENYWSYLLLGFIGGLIALLTPCVFPMIPLTVSYFTKGSKDKAKGKRDAFIYGFFILLIFVLLSIPFHVIDGIAGNIFNEISTSVWLNVAFFVIFLFFAGSFFGYYDITLPSSIANKSSKAEDAGGIVGMFFMALTLVIVSFSCTGPILGSLLGSAVTGSANVPMLLTFALAGFGVSWAIVFGLLALFPQALQSLPKSGGWMNTVKVVLGFIELGLALKFLSKADLVTKTFLLKRELFIGLWIIITLGLVLYLFGLIKFPHDDKKAKISNARKVFGVLGLAFFFYLIQGLVPSERPRLQLLSGILPPVNVSYFHNEEDGIYGMHPELDFFTALELAKKENKPIMIDFTGYGCENCRKMEEFVWNEPDILPTLQNEFVLVSLYVDDKEALPEDQQTTIDMGGGKMKKIKTIGDKWSMFQQVNFNNNSQPHYVLVTPDGKIINNPVSGYMPKADFKNFLECGLDYFKKNKK
- a CDS encoding M16 family metallopeptidase, whose translation is MKRIKCLFILLCALGTSVLSNAQEHVWKTETSNGYTYKYVTNDPMQARFYTLKNGLTVILSPTKKEPRVQAFMAIKAGSKTDPSTNTGLAHYLEHLMFKGTDKYGSLDWAKEKPELDKIDGLYEKYNKTKDEVQRKAIYHQIDSISGVASKYSIANEYDKMMSSMGAQGTNAFTSFEKTVYTDDIPGNSLDKYLAVQAERFRAPVFRIFHTELEAVYEEKNRSLDNDGARAFETMLANLFQNHNYGKQSTIGTIEDLKNPSLVEIRKYYNKYYVPNNMGLVLSGDFNPDEVIKKIDQDFSFLKNKEIAPYTFQPEQPITTPITKVVTGPDAEKIMIGYRLPNNKSKDILIAGLVGQILSNGKAGLLDLNLVKKQKLLWASVSVMPLIDYGMFVVSAAPTSGQTLDEVKTLLFQEIDRLKAGNFDQELLTSIVNNMKKSEIMESESYSTRADALMEAFSDEADWRDQVAGVEDISKITKQQVVDFANKYFANNYVVVLKKQGESPAMAKIEKPIITPVETNADQQSSFVKMIDALPSTKVSPVFLDYDKDIQRSKIGKAEILYVPNKDNQLFRLRYRYKIGKNNDLKQDLAAKYLSFLGTDKKSSEAISKEFYEIASSFSIFTAEDFTMVTIEGLQENFDKAVKLYEDLVLNAKPDEEALTSLKARLSKSRNDVKNNKGAISQGLINYAMYGKDNKFNYTFSDEALNKVTSKELLESIKKLNSYDQIIIYYGPESLKKLTSTLKKLHPVPAKFAMPNAPKVFVQKPTDKNEVLFADYEMVQAETQWTRTGGNFDPKLQPLVTVFNNYFGGGMGTIVNQTIRESKALAYSTYAMYVAPRKKDDKYFVTSYVGSQSDKFRDATKAMNELLNDLPQFPENLALAKTQTKKDIENERITQDDIIFDYLGAKDLGMNTDIRREIYNQAGAVNFTDLNDFFKKNIAGKPYIYSVVASEKNLTEADLKKLGDYKKLTLKEIFGY